A genomic window from Thermodesulfovibrionia bacterium includes:
- the proB gene encoding glutamate 5-kinase — protein MKRVVIKIGSNIIASAEQGLNTRRLKGIVSDISEIIDMGAEAVIVSSGAIAAGLKKLGLKEKPKDIKLKQAAAAIGQSSLMWAYEKSFAGFDKKVAQVLLTRDVITERTSYLNAKNTLLTLIHHDVIPVINENDAVAVDEIKFGDNDLLAALTSGLVEAEMLIILSDVDGLYSKDPKYKSAEIITSVDKITPEIEKLAGKEGSAVGTGGMYSKLIAAKQANNHGIPVVIMSGKKRGLLKRLFEGGSVGTYFKANETKLSSKDGWIAYGVRSKGTLVLDEGAVTALLKKKKSLLPSGIVRIDGEFKKGDAVNCIDRKGHNIAKGLTNYSSKDLNKIIGKKSSEIEKILGYKYSDEVLHKDNLVLV, from the coding sequence ATGAAGAGAGTAGTAATAAAGATCGGAAGCAATATAATCGCTTCTGCCGAACAGGGCCTTAACACGAGAAGGCTGAAAGGGATCGTCAGCGACATATCGGAAATAATAGATATGGGCGCTGAAGCGGTCATCGTATCTTCAGGCGCCATTGCGGCAGGGCTCAAAAAGCTCGGCCTGAAAGAGAAGCCGAAAGATATAAAACTGAAGCAGGCTGCTGCTGCGATAGGACAGTCAAGCCTGATGTGGGCATATGAGAAGAGCTTCGCTGGATTTGATAAAAAGGTGGCTCAGGTCCTTCTGACAAGGGATGTGATCACTGAACGCACAAGTTATCTTAACGCAAAGAACACGCTGCTGACACTTATTCACCATGATGTCATACCTGTTATCAATGAGAACGATGCTGTTGCTGTTGACGAGATAAAATTCGGCGACAACGACCTTCTTGCCGCACTTACATCCGGCCTTGTAGAAGCGGAGATGCTCATAATACTCTCTGACGTTGACGGGCTTTACTCAAAAGACCCTAAATATAAAAGCGCAGAGATAATAACCAGTGTAGACAAGATCACTCCTGAGATTGAAAAGCTCGCAGGTAAAGAGGGCAGCGCAGTAGGAACAGGCGGCATGTATTCCAAGCTTATAGCCGCAAAGCAGGCGAACAACCACGGCATACCTGTTGTGATAATGAGCGGCAAGAAGAGAGGGCTTCTCAAGCGCCTGTTTGAGGGGGGAAGTGTCGGGACGTACTTTAAGGCTAATGAGACCAAACTTTCATCCAAGGATGGATGGATAGCTTACGGAGTAAGATCAAAAGGCACACTCGTTCTTGATGAAGGGGCTGTTACCGCACTCCTTAAAAAGAAGAAGAGCCTTTTGCCTTCAGGCATAGTAAGGATCGACGGGGAGTTTAAAAAAGGTGACGCGGTTAACTGCATTGACAGAAAAGGCCATAATATAGCCAAGGGCCTGACCAACTATTCATCAAAAGATCTCAATAAGATCATAGGCAAAAAAAGCTCTGAGATAGAAAAGATCCTGGGATACAAATATTCAGACGAGGTCCTTCACAAAGACAATCTGGTTTTGGTCTAA
- the ychF gene encoding redox-regulated ATPase YchF yields the protein MKLIITGFSNSGKTTIFNALTGQNLETTAYPTSISADIEPQHGIVKVPDARIDKLVEIYEPKKTTYATVEYLDYLGITSGDTSQNAKVFKLLKDADAIVHVVRAFEDASVIHPMKSVDPLRDVSSFEAELILGDLEFVEKRLEKIEAQEKKGKKPETGDKGLLLKCKTALEDEISLRDIEFNDEEKRQMLPYQLLTTMHEIIVLNINESDINSDKAKEIQNKVETFFKGKGKGIAPQILTLCGKIEMEIAQLPPDEAKEFLDELGIEEPAMKKLCHVSYDALGLISFLTSGTDEVRAWTIRKGLRAQQAAGKIHSDIERGFIRAETVSYEDFIASGGDMAKAKEKGLFRQEGKTYEVKDGDIINFKFNV from the coding sequence GTGAAGCTCATAATCACAGGCTTTTCAAATTCGGGAAAGACCACGATTTTTAACGCGCTGACAGGCCAGAACCTTGAAACCACCGCCTATCCTACTTCAATATCCGCTGATATTGAGCCGCAGCACGGCATTGTAAAAGTTCCTGATGCGCGGATCGATAAGCTCGTAGAGATATACGAACCAAAGAAGACTACCTATGCAACAGTAGAGTATCTTGATTACCTCGGCATAACATCAGGCGATACCTCGCAGAACGCAAAGGTCTTCAAACTACTGAAGGATGCTGACGCGATAGTGCATGTTGTGCGCGCATTTGAAGATGCCTCAGTCATACACCCGATGAAGAGCGTTGACCCTCTGCGGGATGTCTCTTCATTTGAGGCAGAGCTTATCCTCGGCGACCTTGAGTTTGTAGAGAAGAGGCTTGAGAAGATAGAGGCGCAGGAAAAGAAAGGCAAAAAGCCTGAGACAGGTGATAAAGGCCTTCTGCTGAAATGCAAAACCGCTCTTGAGGATGAGATATCACTGAGAGATATTGAGTTTAACGATGAAGAGAAGAGGCAGATGCTCCCGTACCAGCTGCTGACGACCATGCATGAGATAATCGTTCTCAATATTAATGAGAGCGATATCAACTCTGATAAGGCAAAAGAGATCCAGAATAAAGTTGAGACATTTTTTAAGGGAAAAGGCAAAGGCATAGCGCCTCAGATCCTGACCCTCTGCGGAAAGATAGAGATGGAGATAGCCCAGCTTCCTCCTGATGAAGCAAAAGAATTTCTGGATGAACTCGGCATTGAGGAACCCGCAATGAAGAAGCTCTGCCATGTATCCTACGATGCGCTCGGGCTTATCTCATTCCTGACATCGGGCACAGATGAGGTGAGGGCGTGGACGATAAGAAAAGGCCTCCGCGCCCAGCAGGCGGCCGGAAAGATACACTCGGATATCGAGAGGGGTTTTATCAGGGCAGAGACTGTCAGTTATGAAGACTTCATCGCCTCAGGCGGAGATATGGCCAAGGCAAAAGAAAAAGGCCTGTTCAGGCAGGAAGGCAAAACCTATGAGGTAAAGGACGGAGATATTATTAATTTTAAGTTTAATGTGTAG
- a CDS encoding TlpA disulfide reductase family protein — MKYKGLILAAVLVGAALMLLMSPENKKFDQIVAVGKPAPQFELMDSSGKMWKLSDLKGQVVLINFWATWCVTCKAEMNHKARLSEIMRGKPIQMFGVLYRDDPANLESYYANNNVTFATLIDPANSMSKLYGITGVPETFLIDKEGILRERFVGPQEWGNKETLATIEKWL; from the coding sequence ATGAAATATAAAGGATTGATTTTAGCAGCTGTATTGGTCGGTGCGGCTTTGATGCTCTTAATGAGCCCGGAGAATAAGAAGTTCGATCAGATAGTGGCTGTGGGCAAACCTGCCCCGCAGTTTGAGCTTATGGATTCATCCGGAAAGATGTGGAAGCTGTCTGATCTCAAAGGCCAGGTTGTACTTATAAATTTCTGGGCGACATGGTGTGTGACGTGCAAGGCTGAGATGAATCACAAGGCAAGGCTTTCAGAAATAATGAGGGGCAAGCCCATACAGATGTTCGGAGTGCTTTACAGGGATGACCCGGCTAATCTGGAATCTTATTATGCGAATAACAATGTGACATTTGCTACATTGATAGACCCGGCCAATTCAATGTCAAAACTTTATGGTATCACCGGTGTTCCTGAGACCTTTCTGATAGACAAAGAAGGAATTCTCAGAGAGCGGTTTGTAGGCCCTCAGGAATGGGGCAATAAAGAGACATTAGCCACGATAGAAAAATGGCTGTAG
- the ispF gene encoding 2-C-methyl-D-erythritol 2,4-cyclodiphosphate synthase has translation MRIGIGYDSHRLVTGRRLIIGGVEIPFEKGLQGHSDADVLCHAIIDALIGALGMGDIGKHFPDIDDRWKDASSTDLLSMTVKMVKEGGFEVAWIDSTVIIQEPKIGPFIDAMKDNISGTGIPVGVINIKAKTNEGMGFIGKGEGVVAQAACLLKQVRYQL, from the coding sequence ATGAGAATAGGAATTGGTTATGACTCGCACAGGCTTGTTACTGGAAGACGGCTGATCATTGGCGGCGTTGAGATACCTTTTGAAAAAGGGCTTCAGGGCCACTCTGACGCTGATGTGTTGTGCCATGCGATAATAGATGCCCTTATCGGAGCGTTGGGTATGGGTGACATAGGGAAGCACTTCCCTGATATAGATGATAGATGGAAGGATGCCTCAAGCACTGACCTGCTCTCAATGACCGTGAAGATGGTTAAGGAAGGCGGGTTTGAGGTAGCCTGGATAGATTCTACGGTTATAATACAGGAGCCGAAGATAGGGCCGTTCATTGATGCAATGAAGGATAATATCTCCGGTACAGGCATACCTGTTGGAGTAATCAATATCAAAGCAAAGACAAATGAAGGCATGGGGTTTATTGGAAAAGGCGAAGGAGTTGTTGCACAGGCGGCCTGCCTGCTTAAGCAGGTGCGGTATCAATTATAA
- a CDS encoding arylesterase, whose product MVKDLKRLSAVLIVLLIFPVFACHKAAPKVSYLQENSVILAFGDSLTFGIGAEGSEDTYPAVLQKLINRKVINAGVSGEVTAKGIERLPGLLDEYKPSLLILCHGGNDLMRKLGDEKAADNIRAMIRMAKESGVDVVLLGVPRLSLTSMSAAGFYKEIAEEFNIPYDNHILFDIVSNASLKSDYIHPNVKGYRMMAEAVAELLLNGGAIEHINVID is encoded by the coding sequence ATGGTCAAAGATCTCAAAAGGCTGTCAGCTGTCTTAATCGTTCTTTTAATCTTTCCCGTTTTTGCCTGCCACAAAGCCGCTCCAAAGGTCTCCTATCTCCAAGAAAATTCGGTTATACTCGCCTTTGGCGACAGTCTCACATTCGGGATAGGCGCGGAGGGGTCTGAGGATACCTATCCGGCAGTGCTTCAAAAATTAATAAACCGGAAGGTGATAAATGCCGGTGTATCCGGCGAGGTCACAGCAAAGGGGATTGAAAGGCTTCCCGGACTTCTGGATGAATATAAACCCTCGCTTCTGATCCTCTGCCACGGCGGCAATGACCTCATGAGAAAGCTCGGAGATGAAAAGGCGGCTGATAACATCAGGGCGATGATAAGGATGGCTAAGGAGAGTGGGGTAGATGTAGTGCTGCTTGGGGTTCCGAGGCTCAGCCTGACCTCAATGTCTGCCGCAGGATTTTACAAAGAGATTGCCGAAGAGTTTAATATTCCTTATGATAATCATATACTCTTTGACATAGTGTCGAACGCAAGCCTGAAGAGCGACTATATTCACCCTAATGTAAAGGGATACCGCATGATGGCAGAGGCGGTTGCTGAGCTTCTTCTCAATGGCGGGGCGATAGAGCATATCAATGTTATTGATTAA
- a CDS encoding FAD-dependent oxidoreductase: MTTHPRITILGGGAAGLAVGYYSSKNKIPFTIHEAGERIGGNCITYREGDFRFDSGAHRFHDKDDEITEEFRQLLGDDFRKIKVPSYIYHNGKLVFFPLAPLNMFKNLGPFTFFKVAVEILASRIAPEKNKGSFRDFAVNTYGKTLAHSFLLNYSEKLWGRDCSELSPQIAGKRMKGLDLRTFVVEAVMGQRAKTEHVDGSFYYPDLGIGAITDKLAEYCGEENIRRRSEITKVLCGDNKIKHIEINGSEILEVDKLVSTLPLYNFLRMMDPQPEEGILEIAKKLRYRNVVLVAFFLERESLTDAGTIYFPDSDTPITRMYEPRNRSRQMSPAGRTSLVVEMPCAPDELLWHSSDEKLVETAYSNLADIGILKPGDVISTSVKRLSHAYPVLETGFEAKVQEVNDYLKRFENLRLSGRSGKFEYAWIHGMMRSGREIVDEHILA; the protein is encoded by the coding sequence ATGACAACACATCCCAGGATAACAATTCTCGGCGGAGGCGCGGCAGGCCTGGCTGTCGGTTATTACTCCAGTAAGAACAAGATTCCGTTCACAATTCATGAGGCCGGTGAACGCATAGGCGGAAACTGTATTACATACAGGGAAGGGGATTTCCGTTTTGATTCAGGCGCGCACCGTTTTCATGACAAAGACGATGAGATCACCGAAGAATTCAGACAACTGCTTGGTGATGATTTCAGGAAGATAAAAGTTCCCAGCTATATCTATCACAATGGGAAGCTCGTCTTCTTTCCTCTTGCACCTCTTAACATGTTTAAGAACTTAGGGCCTTTTACCTTTTTTAAAGTTGCCGTTGAGATACTTGCCTCACGCATTGCGCCTGAAAAGAACAAGGGCAGTTTTAGAGATTTCGCGGTCAATACTTATGGGAAGACGCTTGCCCACAGTTTTCTTTTGAACTATTCTGAAAAGCTGTGGGGCAGGGACTGCAGCGAACTTTCACCTCAGATCGCAGGCAAGAGGATGAAGGGGCTTGACCTCAGAACCTTTGTTGTTGAGGCGGTTATGGGACAGCGGGCAAAGACGGAACATGTTGACGGCTCGTTCTACTATCCTGACCTCGGCATCGGGGCCATTACCGATAAGCTGGCAGAATATTGCGGTGAAGAAAATATCAGGAGAAGATCAGAGATAACCAAGGTTCTCTGTGGTGATAATAAAATAAAACATATTGAGATAAATGGCAGTGAGATCCTTGAGGTCGATAAGCTGGTAAGTACGCTGCCACTCTATAATTTTCTGAGGATGATGGACCCTCAGCCTGAAGAAGGCATCCTGGAGATAGCAAAGAAACTGCGCTACCGTAATGTGGTGCTTGTTGCGTTCTTTCTTGAGAGAGAGTCGCTGACAGACGCCGGAACTATCTATTTCCCTGACAGTGATACACCTATCACTAGGATGTACGAACCAAGGAACAGAAGCAGACAGATGTCTCCGGCAGGCAGAACCTCACTGGTTGTTGAGATGCCGTGCGCCCCGGATGAACTTCTCTGGCATAGCAGTGATGAGAAGCTTGTTGAGACAGCGTATTCAAATCTTGCGGACATCGGCATTCTTAAGCCCGGCGATGTAATTTCAACTTCAGTTAAAAGGCTCAGCCATGCCTATCCGGTGCTTGAGACCGGGTTTGAGGCAAAGGTGCAGGAAGTGAACGACTATCTGAAACGGTTTGAAAATCTGCGGCTTTCAGGAAGGAGCGGAAAGTTCGAATACGCCTGGATCCACGGCATGATGAGGTCCGGCAGGGAGATAGTTGATGAACATATCCTGGCTTAA
- the ispD gene encoding 2-C-methyl-D-erythritol 4-phosphate cytidylyltransferase yields the protein MIKPSVVAIVPAAGIGRRFGGSVRKTFVELKGIPLLVHTLSRLSEVASISDIIPVLRADDIETGRKLFAQYKIEKVRQIVAGGAERQDSINNAVKLIEGDCIVLIHDGARPIISEKLVANLLENLEGVDGVIPGLPVKETLKQVDGNGMVVSTVDREKFRSIQTPQAFTSGVIKRAYKMAYADGFYGTDDAALVERAGGRVKIIPGDHFNIKITTQEDLELAEMLIERRSHL from the coding sequence TTGATAAAGCCCTCTGTAGTGGCTATTGTTCCGGCAGCCGGCATAGGCAGAAGGTTCGGCGGGTCGGTCAGAAAGACATTTGTTGAGCTTAAAGGCATACCGCTTCTGGTGCATACACTGAGCAGGCTTAGTGAAGTTGCATCAATATCAGATATAATACCTGTGCTCAGGGCTGATGATATTGAAACAGGACGCAAGCTCTTTGCGCAGTATAAGATAGAAAAGGTGAGGCAGATAGTTGCAGGAGGCGCTGAGAGGCAGGACTCTATTAACAATGCCGTCAAACTGATAGAAGGCGACTGTATCGTCCTGATCCATGACGGGGCAAGGCCGATCATTTCAGAGAAGCTTGTAGCAAACCTCTTGGAAAACCTTGAAGGTGTTGACGGGGTGATACCCGGACTTCCGGTAAAAGAGACGCTTAAACAGGTTGACGGCAACGGCATGGTGGTATCAACTGTTGACCGTGAGAAGTTCCGCTCCATACAGACCCCTCAGGCCTTTACATCCGGCGTGATCAAAAGGGCTTATAAAATGGCATATGCAGACGGGTTTTACGGGACAGATGACGCGGCGCTTGTTGAGAGAGCCGGCGGCAGGGTTAAGATAATTCCGGGTGATCATTTTAATATAAAGATCACAACACAGGAAGACCTTGAACTTGCGGAGATGCTGATAGAAAGACGGAGTCATCTATGA
- the rpmA gene encoding 50S ribosomal protein L27: protein MAHKKGVGSTRNGRESHSKRLGVKKYGGELVKAGSVLIRQRGTKIHPGLNVGRGGDDTLFAKAAGYVKFEHKGRTRKLVSIYPEAQV from the coding sequence ATGGCTCATAAAAAAGGTGTTGGAAGTACAAGGAACGGACGCGAAAGTCACTCAAAACGTCTCGGCGTAAAGAAATACGGCGGAGAGCTGGTCAAGGCCGGCAGTGTACTGATAAGGCAGCGCGGCACCAAGATACATCCCGGCTTGAATGTAGGCAGGGGCGGAGACGATACCCTCTTTGCAAAGGCTGCCGGATACGTAAAGTTCGAACATAAGGGTCGGACAAGAAAGCTGGTCAGTATCTATCCTGAAGCACAGGTATAA
- the obgE gene encoding GTPase ObgE → MKFIDSAEIHVVAGHGGKGCVSFRREKYVPNGGPNGGDGGRGGHVIFVASTSHSTLLDFKYRREYIAKKGENGMGQEMHGKNADDYILPVPLGTLVKDAETGEILADLTIEGEEFMAVKGGRGGLGNTHFKGPSRQEPRYAQPGEEGEEKRLVLELKLLADVGLIGLPNAGKSTLISALSAARPKIADYPFTTLKPALGVVQHGEYGSFVIADIPGLIEGAHKGTGLGFQFLRHVERTSILLHLVDISEMAEGDPVENFETINRELELYSKGLTDKTQAVVGTKLDIKGDGSRLDKLAQYCKDKNYDFFPICAVTRTGLKELTEYIGEKVEKHKNP, encoded by the coding sequence ATGAAATTTATAGACAGCGCAGAGATACATGTAGTAGCAGGACACGGCGGAAAGGGCTGTGTAAGCTTCCGCAGGGAGAAGTACGTGCCTAATGGCGGGCCTAACGGCGGCGACGGTGGAAGAGGCGGGCATGTCATATTTGTAGCCTCTACCAGTCACAGCACCCTTCTCGACTTTAAATACAGGCGGGAGTATATCGCCAAAAAGGGAGAGAACGGCATGGGACAGGAGATGCACGGCAAGAATGCTGATGACTATATTCTGCCGGTACCGCTTGGAACTCTAGTTAAGGATGCGGAGACAGGTGAAATACTTGCCGACCTTACTATTGAAGGTGAAGAATTCATGGCTGTCAAAGGCGGCAGGGGAGGACTGGGCAATACCCACTTCAAGGGACCGTCAAGGCAGGAGCCGAGATATGCCCAGCCGGGAGAGGAAGGCGAAGAGAAAAGGCTGGTGCTTGAACTCAAGCTCCTTGCCGATGTAGGGCTGATAGGGCTTCCGAACGCAGGCAAATCTACCCTCATATCCGCGCTTTCCGCTGCAAGGCCGAAGATAGCGGATTATCCTTTTACTACTCTGAAACCTGCACTCGGTGTTGTGCAGCACGGGGAATACGGCAGCTTTGTAATAGCTGATATCCCGGGGCTGATAGAAGGCGCTCATAAGGGCACGGGCCTGGGATTCCAATTCCTGCGTCATGTTGAAAGGACCTCAATACTGCTCCATCTCGTTGATATATCAGAGATGGCTGAAGGAGATCCTGTTGAGAACTTTGAAACGATAAACAGGGAGCTTGAACTCTACAGCAAAGGGCTCACGGATAAGACACAGGCGGTTGTCGGCACAAAGCTCGATATAAAAGGCGACGGGAGCAGGCTTGACAAGCTCGCTCAATATTGCAAAGATAAGAACTATGATTTCTTCCCGATATGCGCTGTTACAAGGACGGGCTTAAAAGAGCTGACCGAGTATATCGGAGAAAAAGTAGAGAAACATAAAAACCCATGA
- the pgi gene encoding glucose-6-phosphate isomerase produces the protein MLNKLDPQKTGAWKKLEKHYALMENAHMRDMFDNDTERFSTFSLRLEDILVDYSKNIIDKETVALIVELAEEAGLKDAIEDMFSGGKTNETEGRAVLHTALRNRSNSPVHVDGKDVMPEVNAVLKQMEDFSGKVISGRWKGYTGKAITDIVNIGIGGSDLGPVMVTEALKPYRKPNITTHFVSNIDATHITETLQKLSPETTLFIIASKTFTTQETMTNADTARRWFLEAVKDNAVIKKHFVAISTNKEEVIKFGIDPENMFIFWDWVGGRYSLWSAIGLSISCSIGFENFTELLEGAHAMDNHFSETPFDRNIPVILGLLGIWYINFFGSETEAVLPYDQYMHRFPAYLQQAYMESNGKSIGRDGNEVAYQTGQVIWGEPGTNGQHSFYQLIHQGTRLIPCDFLAPAISHNPVGGHHNILLSNFFAQAEALMKGKTKEEVMAELKSSGKSDEDIKNLAPFKVFKGNNPTNSILFKKLTPRTLGSLISMYEHKIFTQGVIWNIFSFDQWGVELGKQLANKILPELAGENKITSHDSSTNGLINEFKVLRKSS, from the coding sequence ATGTTAAATAAGCTCGACCCGCAGAAGACAGGGGCATGGAAGAAGCTTGAGAAGCACTATGCGCTGATGGAGAACGCGCATATGAGGGATATGTTTGATAATGACACGGAAAGGTTCAGCACTTTTTCGCTCCGGTTAGAGGATATACTCGTTGATTATTCAAAAAATATAATCGATAAAGAGACGGTCGCGCTTATTGTTGAACTGGCTGAAGAAGCCGGGCTTAAAGATGCGATTGAGGATATGTTTTCAGGCGGGAAGACAAATGAGACCGAAGGCCGCGCCGTGCTTCATACCGCTCTGAGAAACCGTTCGAACAGTCCAGTTCATGTTGACGGGAAAGATGTCATGCCTGAAGTAAATGCTGTGCTTAAGCAGATGGAGGATTTCTCAGGGAAGGTCATATCAGGCAGGTGGAAAGGCTATACAGGCAAGGCGATAACCGACATAGTTAATATCGGCATCGGCGGCTCTGACCTTGGGCCGGTGATGGTGACTGAGGCTCTTAAGCCATATCGCAAACCAAACATCACCACTCACTTTGTTTCAAACATTGATGCTACGCATATAACAGAGACTTTACAAAAGCTCTCTCCTGAAACAACGCTCTTTATAATTGCTTCAAAGACATTCACAACTCAGGAGACGATGACGAATGCGGATACAGCCCGGAGATGGTTTCTGGAGGCTGTGAAAGATAACGCCGTTATAAAAAAACACTTTGTCGCGATATCAACAAATAAAGAGGAAGTAATAAAGTTCGGCATAGACCCGGAGAACATGTTTATATTCTGGGATTGGGTTGGCGGCAGATATTCCCTCTGGTCTGCTATAGGCCTCTCCATATCATGCTCCATAGGCTTTGAGAATTTCACTGAACTCCTTGAAGGGGCGCATGCTATGGATAATCACTTCAGCGAGACTCCGTTTGACAGGAACATACCGGTGATACTTGGACTGCTCGGCATCTGGTACATCAACTTCTTCGGCTCTGAGACAGAGGCGGTTCTTCCTTATGATCAGTACATGCACAGGTTCCCTGCCTATCTCCAGCAGGCGTACATGGAGAGCAACGGCAAGAGCATCGGCAGGGATGGCAATGAAGTTGCGTATCAGACAGGACAGGTGATATGGGGCGAGCCGGGCACAAACGGCCAGCACTCCTTTTATCAGTTAATTCATCAGGGCACAAGGCTTATCCCGTGCGACTTTCTTGCGCCTGCTATAAGCCATAACCCTGTCGGCGGGCACCATAATATTTTACTCTCCAACTTTTTCGCGCAGGCTGAGGCGCTTATGAAGGGCAAGACAAAAGAGGAAGTTATGGCAGAGCTTAAGTCTTCAGGAAAGAGCGATGAGGATATTAAAAATCTTGCGCCCTTCAAGGTCTTCAAGGGGAATAATCCGACGAATTCGATATTATTCAAGAAACTGACGCCGAGGACGCTTGGAAGTCTGATATCGATGTATGAGCACAAGATATTCACTCAGGGTGTTATCTGGAACATATTCAGTTTTGACCAGTGGGGAGTGGAACTCGGGAAGCAGCTTGCAAATAAGATACTCCCTGAACTTGCCGGTGAAAACAAAATAACCTCTCATGACTCATCCACGAACGGGCTTATCAACGAGTTTAAAGTTTTAAGAAAGAGTTCTTAG
- a CDS encoding PIN domain-containing protein: MLYRIIYFLVFVAGGYGFGLKQGFSIEGAYWGVGIGLLALALDYVNTKLGIGMLIGGVIGLSAGLLFAKLIYLPVKAVLGETEGVYILLSLNALFGYSGLFFGLRKGKDFTLSDIVSVFRGRVVGESPKIIDTSVIIDGRLADVCEAGFAEGIFILPQFVLRELQNIADSSDVLRKARGRRGLEVVDKIQKMGNVTVKIVSEDFPDIKEVDSKLVALARQLDAKIITNDINLCKIAQLQGVTALNLNELASALRPVVMPGENMNIFIAKEGKEHNQGVGYLDDGTMVVVDNARKIINNKVNVVVTSVLQTTTGRMIFARLKEEMDREELKAARS; encoded by the coding sequence GCTCTATCGGATTATTTACTTTCTCGTATTTGTTGCAGGCGGTTATGGTTTCGGATTAAAACAAGGTTTTTCCATCGAAGGGGCGTACTGGGGTGTCGGCATCGGCCTTTTGGCGCTTGCCCTTGACTATGTCAATACAAAGCTGGGCATCGGCATGCTGATAGGCGGAGTTATCGGGCTTTCCGCAGGCCTCTTGTTTGCAAAGCTGATATATCTTCCTGTCAAGGCGGTATTAGGCGAAACAGAAGGCGTTTATATATTGTTATCCTTAAACGCCCTGTTCGGTTACAGCGGACTTTTTTTCGGCCTCAGAAAGGGGAAGGATTTTACCCTGTCTGATATAGTAAGTGTCTTCAGAGGCAGGGTTGTGGGGGAGAGCCCCAAGATCATTGATACCAGCGTTATAATCGATGGCAGGCTGGCAGATGTATGCGAGGCAGGCTTTGCAGAAGGCATATTCATACTGCCTCAATTTGTCCTGCGGGAACTCCAGAACATTGCAGACTCATCTGATGTCTTAAGAAAGGCGCGCGGCAGGCGGGGGCTTGAGGTTGTTGACAAGATACAGAAGATGGGCAATGTCACAGTCAAGATAGTCAGCGAGGACTTTCCTGATATTAAAGAAGTGGACTCCAAGCTTGTAGCCCTTGCCAGACAGCTTGACGCAAAGATAATAACCAATGACATAAACCTCTGCAAGATAGCCCAGCTTCAGGGGGTCACCGCCCTAAACCTCAATGAGCTTGCAAGCGCTCTCAGGCCGGTTGTTATGCCCGGAGAGAACATGAATATATTTATCGCAAAAGAGGGCAAAGAGCATAACCAGGGCGTGGGTTATCTGGATGACGGCACAATGGTTGTCGTTGATAACGCCAGGAAGATCATAAATAATAAGGTCAATGTCGTTGTTACAAGCGTTCTGCAGACAACAACAGGCAGGATGATATTTGCCAGGCTCAAAGAGGAGATGGACAGAGAAGAGCTTAAGGCGGCGCGTTCTTGA
- the rplU gene encoding 50S ribosomal protein L21 has translation MYAIIETGGKQYRVSEGDTIKIEKIENKDSVTFENVLMLSDGENVTYGTPIISAAKVTANVVGSAKDRKVLIFKQKTRKNHRKLRGHRQTLTTVKITGIVSN, from the coding sequence ATGTACGCGATAATAGAGACAGGCGGCAAGCAGTACAGGGTATCTGAAGGTGATACCATAAAGATCGAAAAGATAGAAAATAAGGACAGCGTCACATTCGAAAATGTGCTGATGCTCTCTGACGGCGAGAATGTCACTTACGGCACCCCGATCATCTCGGCTGCAAAAGTAACCGCCAATGTTGTTGGTAGTGCAAAAGACAGAAAGGTCCTTATCTTTAAGCAGAAGACGAGAAAGAACCACAGAAAGCTTAGAGGACACAGACAGACCTTGACCACTGTCAAGATAACTGGTATTGTTTCAAATTAA